One Ananas comosus cultivar F153 linkage group 1, ASM154086v1, whole genome shotgun sequence DNA window includes the following coding sequences:
- the LOC109717555 gene encoding probable pectinesterase/pectinesterase inhibitor 51 produces the protein MALLLLLLFTNIFTISSSSSSSSHHHHHHQTLPPSPPSSPTPSTSASTSPSLQILLACNATRFPSICVSSLSSSSSSSSTAPDIISAAVSAAAAALPAAVSAAKDILAASAASVNRSSAARNCLELLSLSSRRLSSVSLPPSSLPAARAMASAALLYQYDCWSAYKYVNDSRQVDAAMAFLADNLTALTSNAASMLAALHRFGPDLSRWAPPQTERDGYWPGATHQFRVNSIQGGVPTGLKPNVTVCKEGGCEFDSVQKAIQAAPDFGAGRFVVYAKEGVYEETVRVPFEKTKVVLVGDGMGKTVITGSLNVGTPGIWTYNTATVAVLGDGFMARDLTIANTAGPDKHQAVAFRSDSDLSVIDSVEFLGHQDTLYAHGLRQFYTNCRISGTVDFIFGNSAAVFSNCLIIVLPRQVNPEHGESNTLTAHGRTDPAQSTGFVFDHCVANGSDDYLALYRKNPSVHRVYLGRPWKEYSRTVFLNCYLPEIIRPEGWLPFNGDFALKTLYYGEYQSTGPGGQVGGRVPWSSQVPAEHVAVYSVDNFIQGDQWIPT, from the exons atggccctcctcctcctcctcctcttcaccaACATCTtcaccatctcctcctcctcctcctcctcctctcaccATCACCATCACCACCAAACCCTACCACCATCTCCTCCATCCTCACCCACACCTTCCACCTCCGCTTCCACCTCCCCCtccctccaaatcctcctcgcATGCAACGCCACCCGTTTCCCCTCCATCTgcgtctcctccctctcctcctcctcctcctcctcctccaccgctcCCGACATCATCTCCGCCgccgtctccgccgccgccgccgccctccccGCCGCCGTCTCCGCCGCCAAAGACAtcctcgccgcctccgccgcctccgtcaaccgctcctccgccgcccgGAACTGCCTCGagctcctctccctctcctcccgcCGCCTCTCCTCCGTCTCGCTCCCGCCGTCGTCGTTGCCGGCGGCGCGGGCGATGGCGTCGGCGGCGCTGCTGTACCAGTACGACTGCTGGTCGGCCTACAAGTACGTGAACGACAGCCGGCAGGTGGACGCCGCCATGGCCTTCCTCGCCGACAACCTCACCGCCCTCACCAGCAACGCCGCCTCCATGCTCGCCGCCCTCCACCGCTTCGGCCCCGACCTCTCCCGCTGGGCCCCGCCCCAGACCGAGCGCGACGG gtACTGGCCTGGCGCAACTCACCAATTCCGAGTCAACTCGATCCAAGGAGGGGTGCCGACCGGGTTGAAGCCGAATGTCACGGTTTGCAAGGAAGGGGGTTGCGAGTTCGATTCGGTTCAGAAGGCAATTCAGGCCGCGCCGGACTTCGGGGCCGGGCGGTTCGTGGTGTACGCGAAGGAGGGGGTGTACGAGGAGACGGTGCGGGTGCCCTTCGAGAAGACGAAGGTCGTGCTCGTCGGGGACGGGATGGGCAAGACCGTCATTACGGGATCGCTCAACGTCGGCACCCCCGGCATCTGGACCTACAACACCGCCACCGTCG CCGTGCTCGGCGACGGATTCATGGCCCGCGACCTGACGATCGCCAACACCGCCGGCCCCGACAAGCACCAGGCGGTCGCCTTCCGGTCCGACAGCGACCTCTCCGTCATCGACAGCGTCGAGTTCCTCGGCCACCAGGACACCCTCTATGCTCACGGCCTCCGTCAGTTCTACACTAACTGCCGCATCTCCGGCACCGTCGACTTCATCTTCGGCAATTCTGCTGCTGTCTTCAGCAACTGCCTCATCATTGTCCTCCCGCGCCAGGTCAACCCCGAGCACGGCGAGTCCAACACCCTCACGGCCCACGGCCGCACCGACCCGGCCCAGTCGACGGGCTTCGTCTTTGACCATTGCGTGGCCAACGGCAGCGACGACTACCTCGCACTGTACCGAAAGAATCCGTCGGTGCACCGAGTTTACCTCGGGCGACCGTGGAAGGAGTATTCGAGGACCGTGTTTCTGAACTGTTATCTGCCGGAAATCATACGACCGGAGGGGTGGTTACCGTTCAACGGGGATTTCGCGCTGAAGACGCTGTACTACGGCGAGTACCAAAGCACGGGGCCGGGCGGGCAGGTCGGCGGGAGGGTGCCGTGGAGCAGCCAAGTTCCAGCCGAGCACGTCGCGGTGTACTCGGTGGACAACTTCATTCAGGGGGATCAATGGATTCCTACTTAA